The nucleotide sequence CTCAAACAGACGACGCCATAGAATGTCGTGATAAAAGCATGCTGGAAGTGTTGTATGCCACCGGCTTGCGCGTGAGTGAACTTATCAGTTTAACCATGGATCAGGTTAGCCTACAGCAAGGCGTGGTAAGAGTGGTAGGGAAAGGCGATAAAGAACGCTTAGTTCCTTTAGGTGAAGATGCCATCGACTGGCTACTTACTTATGTAAAAAACGCACGGCCCATACTGGCTACGAAAGCCTCAGATTATGTTTTTTTGAGTCGTCGAGGGCAAAAGATGACCCGCCAAACCTTCTGGCATAGAGTGAAATATTACGCCGTAAAAGCAGGGATTGAACAACATTTGTCGCCGCACACCTTACGCCATGCTTTTGCCACACACCTGTTAAATCATGGCGCCGATTTAAGAGTGGTACAGATGCTGTTGGGGCACAGTGATTTGTCGACGACACAAATATATACGCATGTCGCCACTGAACGCTTACAAACCTTGATTCATAGCCATCACCCGAGGGGCTAGAAGACAAAGGCCTATTTCTCTTTGCTTTGCCTATGTTAGCATTGCAAACTTCGCCGAAATGGTAAGTGTAAGGCTCACCATGTCATTGGCTAGAGAAATAATTCTTCGCCTTCATCGGTCTGTATCTAATATATGTTTATGCTAGCAAAACGCAGCGCAATTGGAGTTAACGTAGTGAAATTTGTAAAAAGTTGTATGCTTCTCGCTTTTCTTTGTGTGAGCTTTTTTTCACAGGCCAACGATGAAGCCGCGGTAAAAGAGAAGTTAACAATGCTACTCGGTTTAGAGGTGGATACCATTGCAGATGCGCCAGTAGAGGGCTTACTTCAAGTGTCCACCGACCGTGGCTTATATTACGTCAGTAAGGATGGCCAATATTTAGTGCATGGACGTATCTTCAATATTGATGAAGGCATGAAGAACGAAACAGAAGAGGCACTGAGTGAGATGCGCTTGCAAGGCATTGCTGAATTGAAATCTTCTGCCATCACGTATAAAGCAAAAAATGAGAAACACGTTATAACGGTATTTACGGATATAACCTGTGGGTATTGCCGAAAGCTTCACCGCGAAATGGGTGAACTTAACGATTTAGGTATTACCGTTCAGTATTTCGCCTTTCCACGGGCAGGGTTATCTGGCAAAAGTTATGGCGACATGGTGTCTGTTTGGTGTGCAGAGAATCCTCAAAAGGCCCTAACCGATGCCAAATCAGGGGATCAAGTGAAAAGCGCACGCTGCGACAATAAAGTGGCGGAGCAATACCTGTTGGGTCAAAAAGTCGGTGTGAATGGCACGCCGAATATTATTCTTCCCGACGGCTCGGTCATTCCCGGTTATCAGCCAGCACAAGCTATTGCTCAAACGTTGCAAGAGCTTAACTAGCTTTTATTGCTGATACTTTCAATATTGAAAGTATCAGCAATAGATGCGCCGCCATCAAGCGGCGCAGACAGCATTTTACCTCATACACTATCCTCGGTATCATAAGCCATAATTTTGCTGTGAAGACATGACACTATGATACTGCCAATCGTGCGCCGAGACGTAGAGGCCACGCCGCTTGCGCCCCACCTACACCCAGTTCTAAACCGTATTTACCGCGGCCGAAATGTGCATAGTATTGACGAGCTAGAGCATTCGTTGAAGGGCTTAACGCATTTCAATCAGTTAAAGGGTATGCATCAGGCTGCCACGCTGCTAGCAGAAACGGTGGTTTCTGGGAAACGGTTAATTATCGTAGGCGACTTCGATGCGGATGGTGCTACCAGTACCTCCTTGTGCATGCTAGCCCTGCGTATGATGGGGTTTGATAATGTCGATTACCTTGTGCCGAATCGTTTTGATTTTGGCTACGGGCTGAGTGTACCGATTGTGGATGTCGCTAAACAGCAGGGCGCCGAAACAATAATGACGGTGGACAATGGCATTGCCTGTGTTGAGGGCGTGGCGCATGCGAAGAGCCTTGGCATCTCAGTGTTAGTTACCGACCACCATTTACCTGGCGACACCCTGCCTAATGCCGATGCCATTGTGAACCCGAACCAGCCAGGCTGTCACTTTCCGTCCAAAAACCTGGCTGGCGTAGGCGTGGCGTTTTACATCATGCTGGCACTAAAATCGCAGTTACAGCAACAAGGTTGGTTTGATAGTCAGCGCCTGCCTGCTCCCAATTTAGCCTCACTGCTAGACATCGTTGCGGTGGGCACGGTAGCGGATGTTG is from Alteromonas australica and encodes:
- the xerD gene encoding site-specific tyrosine recombinase XerD: MKRELTYVPAASQAHIDSFIEMLWLEKGLSEHTQQSYRTDLTKLAIFCNNQGLKDISVLDTGLLQEYLAHRHDKGLSTRSTQRAMSAMRAFFVYLIAQQVRIDNPVSTLANPKIPKALPSSLSEQQVEDLLQAPQTDDAIECRDKSMLEVLYATGLRVSELISLTMDQVSLQQGVVRVVGKGDKERLVPLGEDAIDWLLTYVKNARPILATKASDYVFLSRRGQKMTRQTFWHRVKYYAVKAGIEQHLSPHTLRHAFATHLLNHGADLRVVQMLLGHSDLSTTQIYTHVATERLQTLIHSHHPRG
- the dsbC gene encoding bifunctional protein-disulfide isomerase/oxidoreductase DsbC, with product MKFVKSCMLLAFLCVSFFSQANDEAAVKEKLTMLLGLEVDTIADAPVEGLLQVSTDRGLYYVSKDGQYLVHGRIFNIDEGMKNETEEALSEMRLQGIAELKSSAITYKAKNEKHVITVFTDITCGYCRKLHREMGELNDLGITVQYFAFPRAGLSGKSYGDMVSVWCAENPQKALTDAKSGDQVKSARCDNKVAEQYLLGQKVGVNGTPNIILPDGSVIPGYQPAQAIAQTLQELN